In [Phormidium] sp. ETS-05, the genomic window GTAAATTTAATAGTGCCAGCCCTAGTATTACTTTCTTCGGCGATTTTTGTCGCAGAAACCCATCCTATTGACCCGGAATTAAAATCCGTACTCACCCAAGTTAATGCCCTAATACTATTGATTTTCTCTCTAGAATATGCCCTGAGATTTTGGTGTGCAGAAAAAAAGTTAAAATTCTTCTTCAGTTTTTACTCAATCATAGATTTACTGGTAATTCTGCCATTCTTTTTTAAAGCCTTTAATTTCAGTTTTATCCTGATTTTTCGCTGGTTTAGGATTCTGCGATTGCTCCGATTTATAGAAACTCGGACATTTTTCGGCAGCATTGACCGGGAAGATGGCACCATCCTGGCGCGAATTTTATTTACTTTATTTGCCATTATTTTCGTTTATTCTGGATTGATTTATCAAGTAGAGCATCCAGT contains:
- a CDS encoding ion transporter, with translation MLTREKIVYYLESDDSSVAKWVNLIVPALVLLSSAIFVAETHPIDPELKSVLTQVNALILLIFSLEYALRFWCAEKKLKFFFSFYSIIDLLVILPFFFKAFNFSFILIFRWFRILRLLRFIETRTFFGSIDREDGTILARILFTLFAIIFVYSGLIYQVEHPVNPSDFTTFFDAFYFSVVTMTTVGFGDVTPLSPWGRLMTVMMILTGVALIPWQVGDLIKQLIKTAHKVERQCGVCRLSFHDTDAKFCKHCGAELPH